The Gemmatimonadota bacterium genome has a segment encoding these proteins:
- a CDS encoding glutamate dehydrogenase — protein sequence NAPITPAADCLLEERGTPVVPDILANAGGVSVSYFEWVQNLQRFRWGAERVQEELARTLNAAYDEVRATAAEFRVPLRVAAFILGVRRVAAATQLRGY from the coding sequence AACGCGCCCATCACCCCGGCCGCCGATTGCCTGCTGGAGGAGCGCGGCACCCCGGTGGTTCCGGACATCCTGGCCAACGCCGGCGGCGTCTCCGTCTCCTACTTCGAGTGGGTGCAGAACCTCCAGCGCTTCCGCTGGGGCGCGGAGCGCGTGCAGGAGGAGCTGGCGCGCACGCTGAACGCCGCTTACGACGAGGTGCGCGCCACGGCCGCCGAGTTCCGCGTGCCGCTGCGCGTGGCCGCCTTCATCCTGGGCGTGCGCCGCGTGGCCGCGGCCACGCAGCTCCGGGGATACTGA